From Callithrix jacchus isolate 240 chromosome 15, calJac240_pri, whole genome shotgun sequence, one genomic window encodes:
- the KCNMB3 gene encoding LOW QUALITY PROTEIN: calcium-activated potassium channel subunit beta-3 (The sequence of the model RefSeq protein was modified relative to this genomic sequence to represent the inferred CDS: inserted 2 bases in 1 codon; substituted 3 bases at 3 genomic stop codons) — protein MDFSPSSELGSHFVAFILLTTHRTAFPASGKKRETDYSDGDPLDVHKRPPSSAGEDRAMLLGFAMMGFSVLMFFLLGTTILXHFFFPNXSTQREESTCTAIHTAITDDWLDCAFTCRVHCRGQGKYPCLQVFVNLTHSGQRALLHYNEEAVQVNPKCLYTPKCHQDRNDLLSSALDIKAFFDHKNGTAFSCFYSPGSQADXVLIKQYDQMAIFHCFLWPSLTLLGGALIVGMVRLTQHLSSLCEKYRDEVGGKVPYTEQHQFRLXSVRRSRNLQTVAELKGWLSDVRDFCS, from the exons ATGGACTTTTCACCGAGCTCTGAACTGGGATCTCATTTTGTTGCATTCATCCTGCTCACGACACACAG GACAGCCTTTCCTGCctcagggaagaagagagagacagactacAGTGATGGAGACCCACTCGACGTGCACAAAAGGCCGCCGTCCAGTGCTGGCGAGGACCGGGCCATGCTGCTGGGCTTTGCCATGATGGGCTTCTCAGTCCTCATGTTCTTCTTGCTTGGAACAACCATTCTAT aacattttttttttccaaattgaagCACTCAGAGAGAAGAATCGACCTGCACTGCCATCCACACAGCTATCACGGACGACTGGCTGGACTGTGCCTTCACCTGTCGTGTGCACTGCCGTGGTCAGGGGAAGTACCCGTGCCTTCAGGTGTTTGTGAACCTCACCCATTCAGGGCAGAGAGCTCTCCTACATTATAATGAAGAGGCTGTCCAGGTAAATCCCAAG TGCCTTTACACACCTAAGTGCCACCAAGATAGAAATGATTTGCTCAGCAGTGCTCTGGACATAAAAGCATTCTTTGATCATAAGAATGGAACCGCCTTTTCATGCTTCTACAGTCCGGGCAGCCAAGCCGA TGTTCTTATAAAACAGTATGACCAAATGGCCATCTTCCACTGCTTCTTGTGGCCTTCGCTGACCCTGCTAGGTGGTGCCCTGATTGTTGGCATGGTGAGATTAACACAACACCTGTCCTCACTGTGTGAAAAATATAGAGATGAGGTAGGTGGAAAAGTACCTTATACAGAACAGCATCAGTTCAGACTGTGAAGTGTGAGGAGGAGCAGAAATCTTCAGACGGTGGCCGAATTAAAGGGCTGGCTTTCAGATGTTCGTGATTTCTGCAGCTGA
- the LOC144579471 gene encoding uncharacterized protein LOC144579471: protein MICTGTTAKGSKRPGLRKRPPFACVGPRHLEGALERRTRRPRGCPQPRARPPPSPGCSFPARRELGRAGRVALQTPARRRGQCRGREDREAAAARAASVPCTGLAAAIPLVSASGASP from the coding sequence ATGATTTGCACGGGGACGACGGCGAAGGGCAGCAAGAGGCCCGGCCTGAGGAAACGGCCTCCTTTCGCCTGCGTGGGCCCCCGGCACCTGGAGGGGGCGCTTGAGCGGAGGACGCGCAGGCCCCGCGGGTGCCCCCAGCCCCGGGCGCGGCCGCCACCATCACCAGGGTGCTCCTTCCCAGCGAGGCGCGAACTCGGGCGGGCCGGCCGCGTGGCCCTGCAGACCCCAGCGAGGCGGCGCGGTCAGTGCAGAGGCCGGGAGGACCGCGAGGCCGCTGCGGCCAGAGCTGCTTCTGTGCCTTGCACGGGGCTCGCTGCCGCCATTCCCCTCGTGTCCGCTTCGGGAGCGTCGCCGTAG